A region of Dictyostelium discoideum AX4 chromosome 1 chromosome, whole genome shotgun sequence DNA encodes the following proteins:
- the polA3 gene encoding DNA polymerase alpha primase subunit, which yields MLRAGKKTNSQTSTSNDACSLLYINVPDFNCNMSQIENYCIDRFNLLNEVSKLKDTLSAQKSNTSKDNEDFRNLSSRFLGSTKDEQFKIKDELSHYCLRLAMCDSTDRNWFITTESILLANRLNQSDLTTIISSFKGFGWSPVSQEEYEQYQDDLGYLVKKANLNLNEVNNTHFYKLPFQDIPKLIDTKKAIIIKGEAYIYISNFKDMVIHTFKNYMNFALDRIKADKTRIKEEFPELIQFFTTLPKAGDGTNKPQLGNTKHIRKEDVSPLSKTSFPMCMRVMYDSLVETSSLKYEGRLQFGTFLKGIGLPYDEAINFWRIAFSKRVSNTDFDKEYLYNIRHNYGLEGKSTNYSPYSCPRIISKSPHNGDKLVHGCPYIQSLERLEQKLLDLGIDDFQRIQILEATKTSPNVACTKHFNFLHPNNTLTKLINHPNQFYDQSMEYYKTLEEKKSAKQSNNKENENQSIDEK from the exons ATGTTAAGAGCAggtaaaaaaacaaatagcCAAACATCTACATCAAATGATGCTTGtagtttattatatataaatgttCCAGATTTCAATTGCAATATGTCGCAAATTGAAAACTATTGTATAGATAGATTTAATT tATTAAATGAggtatcaaaattaaaagatacaCTTTCAGCACAAAAATCCAATACAAGTAAGGATAATGAAGATTTTCGTAATTTATCAAGCAGATTTTTAGGCTCAACTAAAGATGAACAATTTAAGATTAAAGATGAATTATCACATTATTGTCTTAGATTGGCAATGTGTGACTCGACTGATAGGAATTGGTTTATCACAACAGAGTCAATATTATTAGCAAATAGATTAAATCAATCAGatttaacaacaataatatcaTCATTCAAAGGATTTGGTTGGTCACCAGTTTCACAAGAAGAATATGAACAATATCAAGATGATTTAGGTTATTTAGTAAAGAAggcaaatttaaatttaaatgaagtAAATAATACTCATTTCTATAAA ttacCATTTCAAGATAtaccaaaattaattgatacaAAGAAagcaattattattaaaggtgaagcatatatatatatttcaaattttaaagatatgGTTATACATACATTTAAAAACTATATGAACTTTGCATTGGATCGTATTAAAGCCGATAAAACTCGTATAAAAGAAGAGTTTCCAGAGTTAATTCAATTCTTTACAACCTTACCAAAAGCAGGTGATGGTACAAATAAACCACAACTTGGAAATACCAAACATATTAGAAAGGAAGATgtatcaccattatcaaaGACATCTTTCCCAATGTGTATGAGGGTAATGTATGATTCATTGGTTGAGACTAGTTCACTTAAATATGAAGGTCGTTTACAATTTGGAACTTTTTTAAAGGGTATTGGTTTACCCTATGATGAAGCTATCAACTTTTGGAGAATTGCCTTCTCAAAGAGAGTTTCAAACACTGATTTCGATAAGGAATATCTTTATAACATTCGTCATAACTATGGGTTAGAAGGTAAATCCACAAATTATTCACCATACTCTTGTCCTAGAATCATCTCAAAATCACCTCACAATGGTGATAAACTAGTTCATGGTTGTCCTTATATACAAAGTTTAGAGAGATTGGAACAAAAACTCTTGGATTTAGGTATTGATGATTTCCAAAGAATTCAAATCCTTGAAGCAACCAAAACTTCTCCAAATGTAGCTTGTACAAAACATTTCAATTTTCTTCATCCAAATAATACtttaacaaaattaattaatcatcCAAATCAATTCTATGATCAAAGTATGGAATATTATAAAACTttagaagaaaagaaatctgcaaaacaatcaaacaataaagaaaatgaaaatcaatcaattgatgaaaaataa
- the tcp1 gene encoding chaperonin containing TCP1 alpha subunit, with amino-acid sequence MSNKVLMIDGDRISGNEVRAQNVLAVTAIANIVKTSFGPIGLDKMLIDNIGSIVVTNDGATILQKIDIEHPAAKILVQLSELQDQEVGDGTTTVVILAAELLKRANELVARKVHPTVIISGFRLACTEAIKYINETLAVKVETLPKDFIVNIAKTSMSSKTINDDSDFFSKIVIEAITRVKTIDYKGDVKYPINAINILKAHGKSAKESTLVEGYALNCTVASEGMPKRIQGAKIAFLDFNLAKTKMKLGQKVVVTNVNDLEAIRDRENDIVKERISLIIKSGANVVLTTKGIDDLCLKYFVEAGCMAVRRCKKEDLKRIAKSCGGTVLITLANLEGEESFDTTALGIADEVVQDRLADDELIIVKNSNKKSASIILRGANELMLDEMERSIHDSLCIVKRTLESGTIVPGGGAVESALSIYLDNIAATMGSRKQLAISEFAESLLVVPKQLAVNAALDASDLVSKLKAYHHAAQTDPSKKSYAYSGLDLFNNKVRNNLEAGVLEPAIAKIKCIKFATESAITILRIDDKITLNPREQQGGDHEGHGH; translated from the exons atgtcAAACAAGGTATTAATGATTGATGGTGATCGTATCAGTGGTAATGAAGTTAGAGCACAAAATG ttttagCAGTTACAGCAATTGCAAATATAGTTAAAACATCATTTGGACCAATTGGTTTAGATAAAAtgttaattgataatattggaTCAATTGTTGTTACCAATGATGGTGCAACCATTTTACAAAAGATTGATATAGAACATCCAGCAGCAAAGATTTTAGTACAATTATCAGAATTGCAAGATCAAGAAGTTGGTGATGGTACAACTACAGTTGTAATTTTAGCAGCAGAATTATTGAAACGTGCCAATGAATTGGTAGCACGTAAAGTACATCCAACAGTTATTATTAGTGGTTTTAGATTAGCATGTACAGAAGCAATCAAATATATCAACGAAACATTAGCAGTTAAAGTTGAAACCTTACCAAAGGATTTCATTGTAAACATTGCCAAGACATCAATGTCATCAAAGACCATCAATGACGATAGTGATTTCTTTTCAAAGATTGTCATTGAGGCAATCACTCGTGTGAAAACCATCGATTACAAAGGTGACGTAAAATATCCAATCAATGCCATCAACATTTTGAAAGCCCACGGAAAGAGTGCAAAAGAGAGTACCCTCGTCGAAGGTTATGCCCTCAATTGTACAGTCGCTTCCGAAGGTATGCCAAAACGTATTCAAGGTGCTAAAATCGCATTTTTAGATTTCAATTTAGCAAAGACCAAAATGAAATTGGGTCAAAAGGTTGTCGTAACCAATGTAAATGATCTCGAAGCAATCAGAGATAGAGAGAATGACATTGTAAAGGAACGTATCTCACTTATCATTAAATCTGGTGCAAATGTTGTACTCACCACCAAAGGTATCGATGATTTATGTTTGAAATACTTTGTTGAAGCTGGTTGTATGGCCGTTCGTCGTTGTAAAAAAGAAGATCTTAAACGTATCGCCAAATCATGTGGTGGTACAGTCTTAATCACACTTGCAAATCTCGAGGGTGAAGAATCATTTGATACCACCGCCTTGGGTATTGCCGATGAAGTTGTTCAAGATAGATTGGCCGATGATGAATTAATCATTGTCAAAAACTCAAATAAGAAATCAGCTTCAATCATTCTTCGTGGTGCCAATGAATTAATGTTGGATGAAATGGAACGTTCCATTCATGACTCTCTCTGTATCGTAAAGAGAACTTTAGAATCTGGAACCATTGTTCCAGGTGGTGGTGCAGTTGAATCTGCCCTCTCTATCTATCTCGATAATATTGCCGCCACAATGGGTAGTCGTAAACAATTAGCAATCTCTGAATTTGCTGAATCCCTCTTGGTTGTACCAAAACAATTGGCTGTAAATGCTGCTCTTGATGCCTCTGATTtagtttcaaaattaaaagccTATCATCATGCCGCTCAAACTGATCCATCAAAGAAATCTTACGCATACTCTGGTCTCGATTTATTCAATAACAAAGTTAGAAATAATTTAGAGGCTGGTGTTTTAGAACCTGCCATTGCCAAAATCAAATGTATCAAATTTGCAACTGAAAGCGCTATCACCATCCTTCGTATCGATGATAAAATCACTCTTAATCCAAGAGAACAACAAGGTGGTGATCATGAAGGTCATggacattaa
- the numA gene encoding calmodulin-binding protein (alternatively spliced) — protein MDLDYSSDNSRLVADNQNNKTNTKNQSQLSTSSQIPQTSQSYQQQQQHNQQQQQQQQQKQNSRPSSPKTIQAKVNNNNNNNNNNNNNNNNNNNNGATISHPPTSQSNEDLSSSAEIHHDDSAQLNSNIFENLGFVIDITINLKRKMELVKIIKKNGGKSCYSCTKATHLITTKQGYLEKTQKVTQAISLGIPILVKEYVHYCAFKKELLGVENYLVSSLILNPTSTTLNSSQDLIEKPNEEEPQNGTINEQPIAMTIDNTLESNKPIETIQPSSLEKQEPKETELQTQQQPQTELKSELEPQQLQLIQEKDKNINNLSIDSNHMDTSKIEAGNNISNQTQSNIISSVVQTIEPLKECNKIDLDNNNNNNNNNNNNNNNNNNNNNNNNNNNNNNSSSNNKNKNNVDEAQEGLNINSVMDVHLTSSTSSTLSSSDNQDNELLRDEGTTPKSKKKFSQKKNHLLNLKKSYQDPEIIAHSRPRKSSGGVSLVEALSDHANYISNLDGFKYYARANKSSLNSNATTSGGNNRSIKLNEYKYDDEEEDEEDEDEEDEEEDEEEEEEEEEEEEDYDDEDLNDEESDEDDFDSDEDVSRFIKGKLLQKQQKIYKDLERFEHSRQQQHHHHQSSQVNSSKPRSRSHSRDYIESEIAKYLLNNSEKQIPLSPTKKRSLSNQFHQDGGNNTTDGNLFNNFSTNGGGNRTNIDDSIKQSILESPSSSSLKSSKSKKSKKPFLPPLSTLVHILVTFIILSAFFMSLPSN, from the exons ATGGATTTGGATTATAGTAGTGACAATTCGAGATTAGTAGCTGACAACCAAAACAATAAAACCAACACAAAAAATCAATCACAGCTATCTACATCTTCACAAATACCACAAACATCACAAtcatatcaacaacaacaacaacacaatcaacaacaacaacaacaacaacaacaaaaacaaaactcACGACCTTCAAGCCCAAAAACGATTCAAGCAAaggttaataataataataataataataataataataataataataataataataataataataatggagcAACAATATCTCACCCTCCAACATCCCAATCAAATGAAGATCTTTCAAGCTCTGCAGAGATTCACCACGATGATTCGGCacaattaaattctaatATATTTGAGAATTTAGGCTTCGTTATTGATATTactataaatttaaagaggAAGATGGAATTggttaaaataattaaaaaaaatggaggCAAAAGTTGTTATTCTTGTACAAAG gctACTCACTTAATTACAACTAAACAAGGGTATCTagaaaaaacacaaaaagtAACACAAGCAATATCACTAGGTATACCTATTTTAGTAAAAGAGTATGTTCATTATTGTGCTTTTAAAAAGGAATTACTCGGAGTAGAAAATTATTTGGtttcttctttaattttg AATCCCACATCTACAACATTAAATAGTTCtcaagatttaattgaaaaaccaAATGAAGAGGAACCTCAAAATGGAACAATCAATGAACAACCAATAGCAATGACAATCGATAATACTTTGGAAAGTAATAAACCAATAGAAACAATACAGCCTTCATCTTTAGAAAAACAGGAACCAAAAGAAACTGAATTACAAACACAACAACAGCCACAAACAGAGTTAAAATCAGAATTAGAACCacaacaacttcaattaatacaagaaaaagataaaaatataaacaatttatcaattgattcaaatcATATGGATACATCGAAAATAGAAGCAGgcaataatatttcaaatcaaaCCCAATCGAATATTATAAGCTCTGTAGTTCAAACAATTGAACCTCTTAAAGAATGTAACAAGATCGatcttgataataataataataataataataataataataataataataataataataataataataataataataataataataataataataataatagtagtagtaataataaaaataaaaataatgtagATGAAGCACAAGAAggattaaatataaatagtgTAATGGATGTTCATTTAACATCATCGACATCATCaactttatcatcatcagatAATCAAGACAATGAATTATTGAGAGATGAGGGTACAACACCTAAATCTAAAAAGAAATTCTcacaaaaaaagaatcatcttttaaatttaaagaaaagttATCAAGATCCAGAGATTATAGCACACTCAAGACCAAGAAAaagtagtggtggtgtttCTTTGGTAGAGGCACTATCAGATCATGCAAattatatttcaaatttagatggttttaaatattatgcCAGAGCTAATAAGAGTAGTCTAAATAGTAATGCTACTACATCAGGAGGCAATAATAGATCAATCAAATTAAACGAGTATaaatatgatgatgaagaggaagatgaagaagatgaggatgaagaagatgaagaagaggatgaagaagaggaggaggaggaggaggaggaagaagaagattatgatgatgaggatttaaatgatgaggaaagtgatgaagatgattttGATAGTGATGAAGATGTTTCAAGATTTATTAAAGGAAAGttattacaaaaacaacagAAAATCtataaagatttagaaaGATTCGAGCATTCTCGTCAGCAgcaacatcatcaccaccaatcAAGTCAAGTCAATAGTTCAAAACCAAGATCTAGATCACATTCTAGAGATTATATCGAAAGTGAAATTGCCAAATATCTCCTCAATAATAGTGAGAAACAAATACCTTTATCACCAACAAAGAAGAgatcattatcaaatcaaTTTCACCAAGATGGAGGTAATAATACCACCGATGGTAActtgtttaataattttagtaCCAATGGAGGAGGTAATAGAACAAATATTGATGATTCCATAAAACAATCAATATTggaatcaccatcatcatcatcactcaAATCtagtaaaagtaaaaaatcaaaaaaaccaTTCTTACCTCCACTTTCGACATTAGTTCATATCTTAGTTACTTTTATCATTCTTAGTGCATTTTTTATGTCTTTACcctcaaattaa
- the numA gene encoding calmodulin-binding protein (alternatively spliced), giving the protein MTIDNTLESNKPIETIQPSSLEKQEPKETELQTQQQPQTELKSELEPQQLQLIQEKDKNINNLSIDSNHMDTSKIEAGNNISNQTQSNIISSVVQTIEPLKECNKIDLDNNNNNNNNNNNNNNNNNNNNNNNNNNNNNNSSSNNKNKNNVDEAQEGLNINSVMDVHLTSSTSSTLSSSDNQDNELLRDEGTTPKSKKKFSQKKNHLLNLKKSYQDPEIIAHSRPRKSSGGVSLVEALSDHANYISNLDGFKYYARANKSSLNSNATTSGGNNRSIKLNEYKYDDEEEDEEDEDEEDEEEDEEEEEEEEEEEEDYDDEDLNDEESDEDDFDSDEDVSRFIKGKLLQKQQKIYKDLERFEHSRQQQHHHHQSSQVNSSKPRSRSHSRDYIESEIAKYLLNNSEKQIPLSPTKKRSLSNQFHQDGGNNTTDGNLFNNFSTNGGGNRTNIDDSIKQSILESPSSSSLKSSKSKKSKKPFLPPLSTLVHILVTFIILSAFFMSLPSN; this is encoded by the coding sequence ATGACAATCGATAATACTTTGGAAAGTAATAAACCAATAGAAACAATACAGCCTTCATCTTTAGAAAAACAGGAACCAAAAGAAACTGAATTACAAACACAACAACAGCCACAAACAGAGTTAAAATCAGAATTAGAACCacaacaacttcaattaatacaagaaaaagataaaaatataaacaatttatcaattgattcaaatcATATGGATACATCGAAAATAGAAGCAGgcaataatatttcaaatcaaaCCCAATCGAATATTATAAGCTCTGTAGTTCAAACAATTGAACCTCTTAAAGAATGTAACAAGATCGatcttgataataataataataataataataataataataataataataataataataataataataataataataataataataataataataataatagtagtagtaataataaaaataaaaataatgtagATGAAGCACAAGAAggattaaatataaatagtgTAATGGATGTTCATTTAACATCATCGACATCATCaactttatcatcatcagatAATCAAGACAATGAATTATTGAGAGATGAGGGTACAACACCTAAATCTAAAAAGAAATTCTcacaaaaaaagaatcatcttttaaatttaaagaaaagttATCAAGATCCAGAGATTATAGCACACTCAAGACCAAGAAAaagtagtggtggtgtttCTTTGGTAGAGGCACTATCAGATCATGCAAattatatttcaaatttagatggttttaaatattatgcCAGAGCTAATAAGAGTAGTCTAAATAGTAATGCTACTACATCAGGAGGCAATAATAGATCAATCAAATTAAACGAGTATaaatatgatgatgaagaggaagatgaagaagatgaggatgaagaagatgaagaagaggatgaagaagaggaggaggaggaggaggaggaagaagaagattatgatgatgaggatttaaatgatgaggaaagtgatgaagatgattttGATAGTGATGAAGATGTTTCAAGATTTATTAAAGGAAAGttattacaaaaacaacagAAAATCtataaagatttagaaaGATTCGAGCATTCTCGTCAGCAgcaacatcatcaccaccaatcAAGTCAAGTCAATAGTTCAAAACCAAGATCTAGATCACATTCTAGAGATTATATCGAAAGTGAAATTGCCAAATATCTCCTCAATAATAGTGAGAAACAAATACCTTTATCACCAACAAAGAAGAgatcattatcaaatcaaTTTCACCAAGATGGAGGTAATAATACCACCGATGGTAActtgtttaataattttagtaCCAATGGAGGAGGTAATAGAACAAATATTGATGATTCCATAAAACAATCAATATTggaatcaccatcatcatcatcactcaAATCtagtaaaagtaaaaaatcaaaaaaaccaTTCTTACCTCCACTTTCGACATTAGTTCATATCTTAGTTACTTTTATCATTCTTAGTGCATTTTTTATGTCTTTACcctcaaattaa
- the numA gene encoding calmodulin-binding protein (alternatively spliced): MDVHLTSSTSSTLSSSDNQDNELLRDEGTTPKSKKKFSQKKNHLLNLKKSYQDPEIIAHSRPRKSSGGVSLVEALSDHANYISNLDGFKYYARANKSSLNSNATTSGGNNRSIKLNEYKYDDEEEDEEDEDEEDEEEDEEEEEEEEEEEEDYDDEDLNDEESDEDDFDSDEDVSRFIKGKLLQKQQKIYKDLERFEHSRQQQHHHHQSSQVNSSKPRSRSHSRDYIESEIAKYLLNNSEKQIPLSPTKKRSLSNQFHQDGGNNTTDGNLFNNFSTNGGGNRTNIDDSIKQSILESPSSSSLKSSKSKKSKKPFLPPLSTLVHILVTFIILSAFFMSLPSN, encoded by the coding sequence ATGGATGTTCATTTAACATCATCGACATCATCaactttatcatcatcagatAATCAAGACAATGAATTATTGAGAGATGAGGGTACAACACCTAAATCTAAAAAGAAATTCTcacaaaaaaagaatcatcttttaaatttaaagaaaagttATCAAGATCCAGAGATTATAGCACACTCAAGACCAAGAAAaagtagtggtggtgtttCTTTGGTAGAGGCACTATCAGATCATGCAAattatatttcaaatttagatggttttaaatattatgcCAGAGCTAATAAGAGTAGTCTAAATAGTAATGCTACTACATCAGGAGGCAATAATAGATCAATCAAATTAAACGAGTATaaatatgatgatgaagaggaagatgaagaagatgaggatgaagaagatgaagaagaggatgaagaagaggaggaggaggaggaggaggaagaagaagattatgatgatgaggatttaaatgatgaggaaagtgatgaagatgattttGATAGTGATGAAGATGTTTCAAGATTTATTAAAGGAAAGttattacaaaaacaacagAAAATCtataaagatttagaaaGATTCGAGCATTCTCGTCAGCAgcaacatcatcaccaccaatcAAGTCAAGTCAATAGTTCAAAACCAAGATCTAGATCACATTCTAGAGATTATATCGAAAGTGAAATTGCCAAATATCTCCTCAATAATAGTGAGAAACAAATACCTTTATCACCAACAAAGAAGAgatcattatcaaatcaaTTTCACCAAGATGGAGGTAATAATACCACCGATGGTAActtgtttaataattttagtaCCAATGGAGGAGGTAATAGAACAAATATTGATGATTCCATAAAACAATCAATATTggaatcaccatcatcatcatcactcaAATCtagtaaaagtaaaaaatcaaaaaaaccaTTCTTACCTCCACTTTCGACATTAGTTCATATCTTAGTTACTTTTATCATTCTTAGTGCATTTTTTATGTCTTTACcctcaaattaa